The bacterium genome contains a region encoding:
- a CDS encoding MFS transporter, whose amino-acid sequence MLKINKIIKILILSDMALLTGLGFVAPIFAIFLTNNIKGGNIEVAGFAAAVYWIVKSLIIVPFGKYLDRNHGEYDDLLFVIIGNLFAAMAVLGYLFSSLPWHIYFLQAIYALGMGMNIPGYTAIFTRHIDKGKEAFEWSVRSALVGFGAGIASALGGIIAYRFGFNTLFIGVGVFIIFSAFLPLVIFKNISPKDRATSYWPPFKKGSEL is encoded by the coding sequence ATGCTTAAGATTAACAAAATAATAAAAATTTTGATTCTTTCCGATATGGCTTTGCTAACCGGCTTGGGTTTTGTGGCGCCGATTTTCGCTATTTTTTTGACTAACAATATAAAAGGCGGCAATATTGAAGTTGCCGGTTTTGCCGCCGCTGTTTATTGGATTGTTAAGTCATTGATTATTGTGCCTTTTGGGAAATACTTGGATAGAAATCACGGCGAGTATGATGATTTATTGTTTGTGATAATTGGGAATCTTTTTGCCGCCATGGCGGTTTTGGGTTATCTTTTTTCTTCTTTGCCTTGGCATATTTATTTTCTTCAGGCAATTTATGCTCTGGGCATGGGAATGAACATTCCCGGCTATACCGCTATTTTTACCCGTCATATTGATAAAGGAAAAGAGGCTTTTGAATGGAGCGTGAGGTCGGCCTTGGTTGGTTTCGGAGCCGGAATAGCCAGTGCTTTAGGCGGAATCATTGCTTATCGTTTTGGGTTTAATACTCTGTTTATCGGAGTAGGGGTTTTTATTATTTTCAGCGCTTTTTTGCCGCTGGTTATTTTCAAAAATATTTCGCCTAAAGACCGTGCCACTTCTTATTGGCCGCCTTTTAAGAAAGGGAGTGAGTTATGA
- a CDS encoding ATP-dependent Clp protease ATP-binding subunit produces MLEVYFKEPRLYLNVFSRRLVRIIIWVEYIILAALTFVFLFLLSGSSHFWWSGVFLTLFLANLLLRFNWADRSLNELGRIKRTIKVKANLASYLAPSTYNLIEDASSRASVIGGDFDLWLLKNLLGCRDIKEALQRLELSLPEFSQKLEEYLQGSLNERPEAKMLLGKIEKLVLSAYQEAVLANENFIESRNILVALFQVAPVRSSQGIKSDLGSLDRSIKYNTSNGVDSSSLIRFFNLFNLSPDDLREVLVFGRYRRSLLKRLPAALGGFIRRPFYTRRREVNRAWTSRPTPVLDKFSIDLTELARSEKIGFLIGHKEEYERLLNILSRPAKPAALLVGEPGVGKEVIVKRLAYQIVKDRVSPALFDKRLVSLELSSLVAKATPEELSGRLKQIVDEIIQAGNIILFIPNIDNLVKTSGEYFLSASDILLPAIESGSFPVIGATYPREYQQFIEPRTDLAAAFEIIRVNEASEADSVKILVYDALILENQFRVKIKFGAIKQAVVLSHRYLRAKPLPSSAEEVLKEALANVQNQGRKILEAEDVMATVERQTKIPIQRAGPEETEKLLNLEELIHRRLVNQEEAVKAVSRALREYRSGLSRKGGPIAAFLFVGPTGVGKTELSKILAQLQFGSPELMIRFDMSEYQDKQSIFRFIGSPDGKVPGNLTEAVSQKPYSLILLDEFEKANPDILNLFLQVFDDGRLTDNLGRTVDFQNTIIIATSNAHSEFIKTEIEQGKTMDAIADALKQKLTDYFKPELLNRFSSVIVFRSLKFEEIVQIAKLQLDDLTKILGENQGIELKFEDDVIKKIAELGYSPVFGARPLRQVISENIRGVLAEKILRKEISRGNTIQVTLAGENLEFKVLN; encoded by the coding sequence ATGCTAGAAGTTTATTTCAAAGAACCACGACTTTATTTGAATGTTTTCAGCCGCCGGCTGGTGCGGATAATAATCTGGGTTGAATACATTATTTTAGCCGCTCTGACTTTTGTTTTTTTGTTTTTATTGTCCGGGTCGTCGCATTTCTGGTGGTCGGGCGTTTTCTTGACGCTTTTTTTAGCCAACCTTCTTCTCCGTTTTAATTGGGCTGACCGTTCTTTAAATGAGTTAGGAAGAATCAAGAGGACTATCAAAGTCAAAGCCAATTTAGCTTCTTATTTGGCGCCTTCAACTTATAATCTAATTGAAGACGCTTCCAGCCGGGCTTCTGTAATCGGCGGCGATTTTGACCTCTGGCTTTTGAAAAATTTGCTTGGATGCCGCGATATAAAAGAAGCTCTTCAAAGATTAGAGCTTTCTTTGCCGGAATTTTCCCAAAAACTGGAAGAATATCTTCAGGGGTCGCTGAATGAGCGGCCGGAAGCCAAGATGTTGTTGGGGAAAATAGAAAAATTGGTTTTGAGCGCTTACCAGGAAGCGGTTTTAGCCAACGAAAATTTCATTGAGTCGCGAAATATTTTAGTGGCCTTGTTTCAGGTTGCCCCCGTTAGAAGTTCTCAGGGAATAAAGTCTGATTTAGGTTCTTTGGACAGAAGCATAAAATATAATACTTCTAACGGGGTTGACAGCAGTAGTCTGATCAGGTTTTTCAATTTATTCAATTTATCTCCCGATGATTTAAGGGAGGTTTTGGTTTTCGGCCGCTATCGGCGGTCTTTGCTTAAAAGATTGCCGGCGGCTCTTGGCGGTTTTATACGCCGGCCTTTTTATACCAGGCGGCGGGAAGTGAACCGGGCCTGGACCAGCCGGCCAACGCCTGTTTTGGATAAATTTTCTATTGATTTGACCGAGTTGGCCCGTTCCGAAAAAATCGGCTTTTTAATCGGCCATAAAGAAGAATATGAACGCTTGTTAAACATTCTTTCTCGTCCGGCAAAACCCGCCGCTTTATTGGTGGGCGAGCCCGGCGTAGGTAAGGAAGTGATTGTTAAACGTTTGGCTTATCAGATTGTCAAAGATCGGGTGTCGCCGGCTCTTTTTGATAAGCGTCTGGTTTCTTTGGAGCTTAGTAGTCTGGTCGCCAAGGCTACGCCCGAAGAACTTTCCGGACGATTAAAGCAGATTGTTGACGAGATTATTCAAGCCGGAAACATTATTTTATTCATTCCCAATATTGATAATCTTGTGAAAACTTCCGGAGAATATTTTTTAAGCGCCAGCGATATTTTATTGCCGGCGATTGAATCGGGTTCCTTCCCGGTTATCGGAGCGACTTATCCGCGGGAATATCAGCAATTTATTGAACCACGGACGGATTTAGCGGCGGCTTTTGAAATTATCAGGGTGAATGAAGCCAGTGAGGCTGATTCCGTCAAAATTTTGGTTTATGACGCTTTGATTTTGGAAAATCAGTTTCGGGTAAAAATTAAATTCGGAGCAATCAAGCAGGCGGTCGTGCTGTCTCATCGTTATCTGCGGGCGAAACCTTTGCCGTCAAGCGCCGAAGAGGTTTTAAAAGAAGCTTTGGCCAATGTTCAAAATCAAGGAAGGAAAATTTTGGAGGCCGAAGACGTGATGGCGACTGTGGAGCGCCAGACCAAAATCCCCATTCAAAGAGCTGGGCCTGAAGAAACGGAAAAACTTTTGAATCTTGAAGAATTAATTCATCGGCGGCTGGTTAATCAGGAGGAAGCCGTCAAAGCCGTCAGCCGGGCCTTGCGGGAATATCGGAGCGGTTTGAGCCGCAAAGGCGGACCGATTGCCGCTTTCCTTTTTGTCGGACCGACTGGTGTCGGGAAAACAGAACTTTCAAAAATTTTGGCACAGCTTCAATTCGGTTCGCCGGAATTAATGATTCGTTTTGATATGTCTGAATACCAGGATAAGCAGAGTATTTTCCGGTTCATCGGCTCTCCTGACGGGAAAGTGCCGGGCAATCTAACCGAAGCTGTTAGCCAAAAACCTTACAGTTTGATTCTGTTGGATGAATTTGAAAAAGCGAATCCTGATATTCTTAATTTATTTCTTCAGGTTTTTGACGATGGCCGTTTGACCGATAATTTGGGCCGGACGGTTGATTTTCAGAACACGATTATTATCGCCACCAGCAACGCCCATTCGGAATTTATCAAGACCGAAATTGAGCAGGGTAAAACAATGGACGCGATTGCCGACGCTTTGAAGCAAAAATTAACCGATTATTTCAAACCCGAACTGCTTAACCGTTTTTCTTCCGTTATCGTTTTTCGTTCGCTTAAATTTGAAGAAATTGTTCAAATTGCCAAATTGCAACTTGATGATTTAACAAAAATTCTGGGAGAGAACCAGGGGATTGAACTTAAATTTGAAGATGATGTTATTAAAAAAATTGCCGAATTGGGTTATAGCCCGGTTTTCGGCGCCCGGCCCTTGCGTCAGGTTATCTCCGAGAACATCCGCGGCGTTTTGGCGGAAAAAATCCTTCGCAAGGAAATCAGCCGCGGCAACACCATCCAGGTAACTCTGGCCGGCGAAAATTTAGAATTTAAAGTTTTAAATTAA
- the argS gene encoding arginine--tRNA ligase, translating to MLKTKITDCLKKVIKESMPIEIFVPENEKFGHYSTNVALQLAKLQGKNPMEIAEEINLKLKAQSSKLFEKIETAPPGFINFWLSEKILQDELGEILKKNEKYGSSKSGGNKKINIEFISANPTGPLTIGNGRGGFCGDVLANVLKKAGYKVAREYYINDTGEQIKKLGHSVLGDEQAVYSGDYIEKLRKKIAEKNPAKAGEKAAKLILKEIIKPAVEKIGIKFNKWFSEKSLYKSKAIEKIINELDEKNLTYRKEGATWFKSTKFGDDKDRVLIKTDGEKAYFTSDIAYLKNKFERDFDKLIIFLGADHYGYIGRVKAAAEALGYKKENLVFIIIQLVRLIKEGKEVRMSKRTGSYITIDELIDEVGLDAARFFFLMSSPNTHMDFDLDLAKEQSSKNPVYYVQYAAVRCGSVIKKSLPAGRQEKLKVDLSLLDTPEDINLMRITERFPEVVEEAAKNYNPQILVRYSLDLAKGFHNFYEKERIIGTEKDLLSARLALLKATQIVFQNLLNLLGISLPRRM from the coding sequence ATGCTTAAAACAAAAATTACCGACTGTCTCAAAAAAGTTATCAAGGAATCAATGCCGATTGAAATTTTTGTGCCGGAAAACGAAAAATTCGGGCATTATTCCACTAATGTGGCTTTGCAGTTGGCGAAATTACAGGGGAAAAATCCGATGGAGATCGCGGAAGAAATAAACTTAAAACTCAAAGCTCAAAGCTCAAAGCTTTTTGAAAAAATAGAAACTGCGCCGCCGGGATTTATTAATTTTTGGCTGTCAGAAAAAATTTTACAAGACGAACTTGGGGAAATTTTAAAGAAAAACGAAAAATACGGGAGTTCGAAATCGGGCGGGAATAAAAAGATAAACATTGAATTTATTTCGGCTAATCCCACGGGCCCTTTGACTATCGGCAACGGCCGTGGCGGTTTTTGCGGAGATGTTTTGGCTAATGTTTTAAAAAAGGCGGGTTATAAAGTAGCCAGGGAATATTATATTAACGATACCGGCGAACAAATAAAAAAATTAGGACACTCAGTTCTGGGAGATGAGCAGGCGGTTTACAGTGGCGATTATATTGAAAAATTGCGGAAAAAAATTGCGGAAAAAAATCCGGCAAAAGCCGGAGAAAAAGCGGCGAAATTAATTTTAAAAGAAATAATAAAACCGGCGGTTGAAAAAATAGGGATAAAGTTTAATAAATGGTTTTCCGAAAAAAGTTTGTATAAAAGCAAAGCGATTGAAAAAATAATAAATGAGCTTGATGAAAAAAATCTGACATATAGAAAAGAAGGGGCGACTTGGTTTAAATCAACAAAATTCGGCGATGACAAAGACCGGGTATTAATAAAAACAGACGGAGAAAAAGCGTATTTCACTTCAGACATCGCTTATTTGAAAAATAAATTTGAAAGAGATTTTGACAAGTTAATTATTTTTTTAGGAGCGGACCATTACGGTTATATTGGCAGGGTAAAAGCCGCCGCTGAAGCGCTGGGCTATAAAAAAGAAAATCTTGTTTTTATAATAATACAATTAGTCCGGCTGATTAAAGAAGGAAAAGAAGTCAGGATGTCCAAAAGAACCGGTTCTTATATAACAATTGATGAATTAATTGACGAGGTTGGTTTGGACGCAGCCCGATTTTTCTTTTTAATGAGTTCGCCTAATACTCATATGGATTTTGATTTGGATTTGGCTAAAGAACAATCGTCAAAAAATCCGGTTTATTACGTTCAGTACGCGGCGGTAAGATGCGGCAGTGTCATAAAAAAATCCCTGCCTGCCGGCAGGCAGGAAAAATTAAAAGTTGATTTGAGTCTTCTTGACACCCCCGAAGACATAAATTTGATGCGGATAACGGAGAGATTCCCCGAAGTTGTTGAAGAAGCGGCGAAAAACTATAATCCGCAAATTTTGGTCCGTTATTCACTGGATTTAGCGAAAGGGTTTCATAATTTTTATGAAAAAGAAAGAATAATCGGAACAGAAAAAGATTTGTTGTCGGCGCGGCTGGCTCTTTTGAAAGCGACTCAAATTGTTTTTCAGAATTTACTCAATCTTTTAGGGATAAGCTTACCCCGGAGGATGTAG
- the smpB gene encoding SsrA-binding protein SmpB, producing MIISTNKRAYFDYKILEAYEAGIELLGFEVKAIKTGHINLAGSYAVIKDNQLWLLNADIPAYQPKNTPAGYDQRRTRRLLLKTAEINNLSGKTKEKGLTLVPLKVYTKNRRIKIEIGLAKSKKEFDKRETIKKREAQRQIRERIRE from the coding sequence ATGATTATTTCTACTAACAAACGCGCTTATTTTGACTATAAAATCCTGGAGGCCTACGAAGCCGGAATTGAATTGCTGGGGTTTGAAGTCAAAGCCATAAAAACCGGACATATAAATTTGGCCGGTTCTTACGCCGTCATCAAAGATAATCAACTCTGGCTTCTTAACGCCGACATTCCGGCTTACCAGCCGAAAAATACTCCGGCGGGCTATGACCAAAGAAGGACCCGGCGCTTGCTTTTAAAAACCGCGGAGATAAACAATCTTTCAGGCAAAACCAAAGAAAAGGGCTTGACTTTAGTGCCGCTCAAGGTCTATACTAAAAACCGCAGAATCAAGATAGAAATCGGATTGGCGAAAAGCAAAAAAGAGTTTGATAAAAGAGAAACTATCAAAAAACGCGAAGCTCAACGCCAAATCCGGGAAAGAATAAGGGAATGA